The following are encoded in a window of Castanea sativa cultivar Marrone di Chiusa Pesio chromosome 5, ASM4071231v1 genomic DNA:
- the LOC142636499 gene encoding germin-like protein subfamily 1 member 16 encodes MKGVSFLATMAILALASSFVSAYDPSPLQDFCVAINDIKSGVFVNGKFCKDPAMVSANDFFFSGLNIPGNTGNKVGSNVTLVNVDKLPGLNTLGISLARLDFAPYGLNPPHTHPRGTELFVVIEGTFLVGFVTSNPNKLFTKVLNKGDVFVFPIGLIHFQFNIGETVGLAFAGLSSQNPGVITIANAVFGSVPPINPDVLIKAFQLDKNVVEYLQKAFAPS; translated from the exons atGAAAGGTGTTTCTTTCCTTGCGACTATGGCCATTTTGGCCTTGGCATCCTCCTTTGTTTCTGCCTATGATCCTAGTCCTTTGCAAGACTTCTGTGTTGCAATTAATGACATCAAATCTGGTG TGTTCGtgaatggaaaattttgcaagGACCCTGCAATGGTCTCAGCGaatgattttttcttctctggACTTAATATTCCCGGAAACACTGGAAACAAAGTCGGATCAAATGTCACTCTAGTGAACGTCGATAAATTACCAGGTCTCAACACTCTAGGCATATCTTTGGCTCGCCTTGACTTTGCACCATATGGCCTGAATCCTCCTCACACTCACCCTCGTGGCACTGAGCTCTTTGTAGTCATTGAGGGTACATTCTTAGTTGGATTTGTCACATCCAACCCAAACAAACTCTTCACCAAAGTTCTAAATAAGGGAGATGTCTTTGTATTTCCAATTGGACTCATTCACTTCCAATTCAACATAGGGGAGACTGTTGGTCTTGCCTTTGCTGGTCTCAGCAGCCAAAATCCTGGAGTGATCACCATAGCAAACGCAGTCTTTGGATCTGTTCCTCCCATTAATCCTGATGTTCTCATCAAGGCCTTCCAACTAGACAAGAATGTAGTTGAATATCTTCAAAAGGCATTCGCGCCAAGCTAG